The Candidatus Gorgyraea atricola genome includes a window with the following:
- a CDS encoding Fic family protein, which yields MDTKRAGINISQPNKYKAFIPNPLPPKPQLIFDKETIDALSRADTAVGRLSGISEALPNPNLFVAMYVRKEAVLSSQIEGTEASLEDVLEYESGNKPKKLLNDVTEVVNYVKAMNYGLKKIEELPLSLRLIKEIHTELMHGVRGGDRAPGELRKTQNWIGPKGCTLSNARFVPPPPHEMTQALGDLEKYMHSQLSYPLLAECGLMHYQFETIHPFLDGNGRIGRLLITFFLCHKKILKKPLLYLSHYFKQNRLEYYDRLMAVREKGDFESWIKFFLRGVASVAEEACKTSTKIINLKDKDKKMVIETYKESSKAAIFYEKLFDRPIVSIKDIAKIMNITFPTASDVCMKLTKIDVLSEITGKERNKLFVYKEYLDILKQETIT from the coding sequence ATGGACACGAAAAGAGCAGGAATAAATATAAGCCAGCCAAATAAATATAAAGCTTTTATTCCAAATCCTCTGCCCCCCAAGCCACAATTAATCTTTGATAAAGAAACAATAGACGCGCTTTCAAGAGCAGATACCGCGGTTGGCCGTCTTTCAGGCATATCAGAGGCTTTGCCAAATCCTAATTTATTTGTGGCAATGTATGTGAGGAAAGAAGCAGTATTGAGTTCTCAGATAGAGGGAACTGAGGCCTCTTTGGAAGATGTTCTGGAATATGAGTCTGGAAATAAACCAAAAAAGCTTCTAAATGATGTAACCGAAGTTGTCAATTATGTTAAAGCAATGAATTATGGTTTAAAGAAAATAGAAGAGCTGCCGCTTTCTCTTAGGCTAATTAAAGAGATACATACAGAGCTTATGCATGGTGTTAGAGGAGGAGATAGGGCGCCAGGTGAGTTGAGAAAAACTCAAAATTGGATAGGCCCAAAAGGATGCACGTTAAGCAATGCTAGATTTGTACCACCGCCACCACACGAAATGACACAAGCATTAGGAGACTTAGAAAAATATATGCACTCTCAGCTCAGCTATCCCTTGTTGGCCGAATGTGGGCTCATGCACTATCAATTCGAAACAATACATCCATTTTTAGACGGCAACGGTCGGATAGGCAGACTCCTTATAACATTTTTTTTATGCCATAAAAAAATTCTAAAAAAGCCATTGCTTTATTTGAGTCATTACTTCAAACAAAATCGTTTAGAATATTATGACCGCCTTATGGCGGTAAGGGAAAAAGGTGACTTTGAATCCTGGATTAAATTCTTTTTACGAGGTGTTGCAAGTGTAGCTGAAGAAGCCTGCAAGACGTCGACTAAAATAATAAATCTAAAAGATAAAGACAAAAAAATGGTTATCGAGACTTATAAAGAATCATCAAAGGCAGCTATTTTTTACGAGAAGCTTTTTGATAGACCAATTGTTTCTATAAAAGATATAGCTAAGATTATGAATATAACATTTCCCACAGCAAGCGATGTATGCATGAAACTTACAAAAATTGATGTACTAAGTGAGATAACAGGAAAAGAACGAAACAAATTATTTGTCTACAAAGAATATTTAGATATTCTTAAGCAAGAGACTATAACCTAA